A genomic segment from Acidimicrobiales bacterium encodes:
- a CDS encoding VOC family protein, protein MPTDLPPAPSWRGINHLALVTPDMDETTRFFAGVLGMPLVMTLMAGPMRHYFFEMAPGNTIAFFEVPDTETFRKGAGSPAPYPTQLDHLSFNVPDEDALNQLRARLTAAGSEVTEIVDHEQIKSVYFTDPNGIALEASYWVIDATGRPMDPTDTRVFSDPDPVPAVAELAAGDVEELPTTTLV, encoded by the coding sequence ATGCCCACCGATCTCCCACCGGCCCCGTCGTGGCGGGGCATCAACCATCTCGCGCTGGTCACGCCCGACATGGACGAAACCACCCGTTTCTTCGCAGGCGTGCTGGGCATGCCGCTGGTGATGACGCTGATGGCCGGACCGATGCGTCACTACTTCTTCGAGATGGCCCCCGGCAACACCATCGCATTCTTCGAGGTGCCCGACACCGAGACGTTCCGCAAAGGTGCCGGCTCACCCGCCCCGTATCCGACGCAGCTCGACCATCTGTCGTTCAACGTGCCCGACGAGGACGCGCTGAACCAACTCCGCGCCCGGCTCACGGCCGCCGGTTCCGAAGTGACCGAGATCGTCGACCACGAGCAGATCAAGTCGGTCTATTTCACCGACCCCAACGGCATCGCGCTCGAAGCGTCGTACTGGGTGATCGACGCCACCGGGCGGCCGATGGACCCGACCGACACCCGCGTCTTCAGCGATCCCGACCCGGTGCCCGCAGTCGCCGAACTTGCGGCGGGCGACGTCGAGGAATTGCCGACGACCACCCTTGTCTGA
- a CDS encoding universal stress protein yields MVAPSPETHDRNDDADLHVMVATDGSDVSLAAIREAQRVLPLATHWELVSVIPNRIDPLEVVTGFAGPVIDEDEAREIDTENLVEADALVARTARALGSVPVEAHVLRGDPGPVLCDHAALVDADILVVGAHDRGLISRVLQQSVTDHVVRHAPCPVLVIPELAGR; encoded by the coding sequence ATGGTTGCCCCCTCGCCCGAGACCCACGATCGCAACGACGACGCCGATCTCCACGTGATGGTGGCGACCGACGGGTCAGATGTCTCGCTCGCCGCGATCCGGGAGGCGCAACGGGTTCTCCCCCTCGCGACGCACTGGGAGCTCGTGAGCGTGATCCCGAATCGCATCGACCCCCTCGAGGTCGTCACGGGCTTCGCCGGCCCGGTCATCGACGAGGACGAAGCCCGTGAGATCGACACGGAGAACCTGGTCGAGGCCGATGCCCTGGTGGCCCGCACGGCTCGCGCCCTCGGGTCGGTGCCGGTCGAGGCCCATGTGCTTCGTGGCGATCCGGGCCCGGTTCTGTGCGATCACGCCGCGCTCGTCGACGCCGACATCCTCGTGGTCGGCGCGCACGACCGAGGCCTCATCTCCCGCGTATTGCAGCAGTCGGTGACCGACCATGTGGTGCGCCACGCGCCCTGTCCCGTGCTCGTCATCCCCGAGCTCGCGGGACGCTGA